One Falsihalocynthiibacter arcticus DNA segment encodes these proteins:
- a CDS encoding universal stress protein: protein MFKNVLLTLDLNTKASWEKALPQALELVTASKGTLHVMSVVPDLGTPMVESFFPSDFESKAIAAASAALDGLVKANVPQGVSVKQHLAFGNIHHKVLEAIEETQCDLVVMASHKPDSVREFLIGSNADRVVRRSPISVLVVRA, encoded by the coding sequence ATGTTCAAAAACGTATTGCTTACACTTGATCTGAATACCAAGGCGTCTTGGGAAAAGGCACTGCCTCAAGCGCTGGAACTGGTGACGGCTTCAAAAGGCACTTTGCATGTCATGTCGGTGGTTCCGGATTTGGGCACGCCGATGGTTGAAAGCTTCTTTCCCTCCGACTTTGAATCCAAGGCGATCGCTGCGGCAAGTGCAGCGCTGGACGGGCTTGTGAAGGCGAATGTCCCTCAGGGCGTGTCGGTCAAACAGCATCTCGCTTTTGGCAATATCCACCATAAAGTGTTGGAGGCGATCGAGGAAACGCAGTGCGATCTGGTCGTTATGGCGTCGCACAAGCCAGATAGCGTGCGGGAATTCCTAATTGGGTCAAATGCTGACAGAGTTGTGCGCAGATCACCAATTTCAGTCTTGGTAGTAAGAGCTTAA